In the genome of Desulfuromonas sp. DDH964, one region contains:
- a CDS encoding TlyA family RNA methyltransferase, which translates to MKKERLDKLLVSRGLVQSRERARALILAGKVVVGDHAVDKAGAQVPGDAELRLKGEDIPYVSRGGLKLAAGLDAFALDVTGQVAIDVGASTGGFTDCLLQRGAVRVYAVDVGYGQLAWSLREDPRVINLERTNIRELTREQLPEQPQLAVIDASFISLDKVLPPTLALLAPAATVVALIKPQFEVGRGEVGKGGVVRDPAQHLRVVEQVRELAAALGCRVIGVTDSPLLGPKGNREFLIALTRGGAA; encoded by the coding sequence GTGAAAAAAGAGCGTCTCGACAAGCTGCTGGTAAGCCGTGGACTGGTGCAGTCCCGCGAACGGGCGCGGGCGCTGATCCTGGCCGGCAAGGTCGTTGTCGGCGATCACGCCGTCGACAAGGCCGGCGCCCAGGTACCTGGTGATGCCGAGCTGCGCCTGAAAGGGGAGGATATCCCCTACGTCTCCCGCGGCGGATTGAAGCTCGCTGCCGGACTCGATGCCTTCGCCCTCGACGTGACCGGCCAGGTTGCCATCGATGTCGGCGCCTCCACCGGTGGCTTTACCGATTGCCTGCTGCAGCGCGGCGCGGTCCGGGTTTACGCCGTCGATGTCGGTTACGGCCAGCTCGCCTGGTCGCTGCGGGAGGACCCGCGAGTGATCAACCTGGAGCGCACCAATATCCGGGAACTTACCCGCGAGCAGCTCCCCGAACAGCCGCAACTGGCAGTCATCGACGCCTCCTTCATCTCCCTTGACAAGGTGCTGCCGCCGACCCTGGCGCTGCTCGCCCCTGCCGCCACCGTGGTCGCTCTTATCAAGCCGCAGTTCGAGGTCGGCCGAGGGGAGGTCGGCAAGGGCGGCGTGGTGCGGGATCCGGCCCAGCATCTGCGGGTAGTCGAGCAGGTGCGAGAGCTGGCGGCCGCCCTGGGCTGTCGCGTGATTGGCGTAACCGACAGCCCGCTCCTCGGCCCCAAGGGGAACCGGGAGTTTCTCATCGCCCTGACCCGGGGAGGGGCGGCATGA
- a CDS encoding SAM-dependent methyltransferase: MNKVYFIGAGPGDPELLTLRGANLLKGCATVFAIDAFAETFAGLVAGKELRDPFDYPFAELIALLQALAEKAPVAFLVPGDLTFYSPFQALVDGLGDQAEVIPGVGTANAASAALKKTLDLPSICNRTILVSPRTLGDGPDAPTLEALAAPGVTLLIYMNNLPLDELCAQLRRGYGGNVPIALLHRLGLAGETVLVGALDDIAAQVGERDFFNLSGPSRRPALTLVVAGETLASQVDGSWWDFRRDHIWRPGGEA; the protein is encoded by the coding sequence ATGAACAAGGTCTATTTCATCGGTGCCGGCCCCGGCGATCCCGAACTCCTCACCCTGCGTGGCGCAAACCTGCTGAAAGGGTGCGCAACGGTCTTCGCTATCGACGCCTTCGCCGAAACCTTCGCCGGACTGGTGGCCGGCAAGGAACTGCGCGACCCCTTCGACTATCCCTTCGCGGAGCTGATCGCCCTGCTGCAGGCGCTGGCCGAAAAGGCCCCCGTGGCGTTCCTGGTCCCCGGCGATCTGACCTTCTACTCCCCCTTCCAGGCGCTGGTCGATGGACTTGGCGATCAGGCGGAAGTCATCCCGGGTGTTGGTACCGCCAATGCCGCTTCGGCGGCGCTGAAAAAGACCCTGGACCTGCCGAGCATCTGCAATCGCACCATCCTGGTCTCGCCGCGCACCCTCGGCGACGGGCCGGACGCGCCCACCCTCGAAGCACTCGCCGCGCCCGGCGTCACCCTCCTGATTTACATGAACAACCTCCCCCTCGACGAGCTCTGTGCGCAGCTGCGACGCGGTTATGGCGGCAACGTGCCGATCGCCCTCCTGCACCGCCTCGGGCTGGCCGGGGAGACTGTCCTGGTCGGTGCCCTGGACGATATCGCCGCCCAGGTTGGCGAGCGGGACTTTTTCAACCTCAGCGGGCCGAGTCGCCGCCCGGCCCTGACCCTGGTCGTGGCGGGCGAGACGCTGGCGAGCCAGGTCGACGGCAGCTGGTGGGATTTTCGGCGCGACCATATCTGGCGGCCGGGGGGGGAGGCTTGA
- a CDS encoding U32 family peptidase translates to MRIISPIDSLAETGALLDAGADELYGGCLPAEWSKRFSLLTSVNQRTFAGAQIDTFADLASIVALVHDRGRRFALTLNAPFFSDLQQPLVLDFVDQAVAAGIDAVILADIALLRALRPRHPRLELHASTLAHLSNSAAIRFYAGQGIERVVLPRHLSVAEMEAITAAVAPVRCDAFLLIGKCPNTEGLCSHHHASADKVWPCEIPYAIEPLARGAVSSRLRAAIERQGGWARTNRRHGCGLCALPRLQTAGIFGVKLVGRGAPTAQKVNNLLLTREFLQLATSETDPVIYRQRARAAHRARFGSDCSANVCYYPEFLEEG, encoded by the coding sequence GTGCGGATAATCTCCCCGATTGATTCCCTGGCCGAGACAGGGGCGCTCCTCGATGCCGGCGCCGATGAGCTTTACGGCGGCTGCCTGCCGGCGGAGTGGTCGAAACGCTTCAGTCTGCTTACCTCGGTCAATCAGCGCACCTTCGCCGGCGCGCAGATCGACACTTTTGCCGATCTTGCCAGCATTGTCGCGCTGGTTCACGATCGTGGCCGCCGCTTTGCACTGACCCTGAACGCCCCCTTTTTCAGCGATCTGCAACAGCCGCTGGTCCTCGATTTTGTCGATCAGGCGGTCGCGGCCGGGATCGACGCGGTCATCCTTGCCGACATCGCCCTGTTACGGGCCCTGCGGCCGCGCCATCCCCGCCTCGAATTGCATGCCAGCACCCTGGCCCATCTCTCCAACTCGGCGGCGATCCGTTTTTATGCAGGGCAGGGGATCGAGCGGGTGGTACTCCCGCGCCATCTCAGCGTCGCCGAGATGGAGGCGATTACCGCCGCGGTCGCCCCGGTGCGCTGCGATGCCTTCCTGCTGATCGGCAAGTGTCCCAACACCGAAGGGCTGTGCAGTCATCACCACGCCAGTGCCGACAAAGTCTGGCCCTGTGAAATTCCCTATGCGATCGAACCTCTCGCGCGGGGGGCGGTTTCTTCGCGCCTGCGGGCGGCGATCGAGCGCCAGGGAGGATGGGCCCGGACCAATCGCCGCCACGGCTGCGGTCTCTGTGCCCTGCCGAGGTTGCAGACCGCCGGCATTTTCGGCGTCAAGCTGGTGGGGCGGGGTGCGCCAACCGCCCAGAAGGTGAACAACCTGCTGCTGACCCGGGAATTTTTGCAGCTCGCCACCAGTGAAACCGACCCGGTGATTTACCGGCAACGGGCCCGGGCTGCCCATCGCGCCCGGTTTGGCAGCGATTGCTCGGCCAATGTCTGCTACTATCCTGAATTTCTCGAAGAGGGTTAG
- a CDS encoding metallophosphoesterase family protein: MLRLLHTASPFLDAPHSCFGAVAAARGEDFLHTFEQVLEVARREQASIFLVAGDLFATPRPRREILARVVAGLESLRAAGIHPVVLPGPRDTGLSADAVYRRQDLPGTILSTSGAVTSLEVNGRLVRFVTAGATPPAPVAGSFDIGVACAAPDALPPPFSGTWRPDYLALGGRGDFELLSREEIVYGCRPGGAEGVDFTETGARHAALVDLEPQSCLVRQLKVNRRLLLEREIVLSGSEDDAALAARVRAELVPEAALRLVLRGSVEQPIDLAALEDQVAGASFFLVMEDQTSLAGSRLVARFAAEDTVRGLCLRRALERLACAGEGEKELLEAALREILTRLQMVSGGAES, encoded by the coding sequence ATGCTGCGTCTCCTTCACACCGCCAGCCCGTTTTTGGACGCTCCCCACTCCTGCTTTGGCGCCGTCGCCGCGGCCCGGGGGGAGGACTTTCTCCATACCTTCGAGCAGGTGCTGGAGGTGGCCCGGCGGGAACAGGCCTCGATTTTCCTGGTCGCAGGGGATCTCTTTGCGACGCCACGCCCGCGGCGGGAGATCCTGGCGCGGGTGGTGGCCGGGCTCGAATCCCTGCGCGCCGCCGGCATTCATCCCGTCGTGCTCCCCGGTCCCCGGGATACCGGGCTGAGTGCCGACGCCGTCTATCGGCGTCAGGACCTTCCCGGAACCATCCTTTCAACCTCCGGAGCGGTTACGAGCCTGGAGGTCAACGGCCGGCTGGTGCGTTTTGTTACGGCGGGCGCAACACCTCCGGCACCTGTCGCGGGGAGCTTCGACATCGGTGTCGCCTGCGCAGCGCCCGACGCGCTGCCTCCCCCCTTCTCCGGGACCTGGCGCCCGGACTACCTGGCCCTCGGTGGTCGGGGTGACTTTGAGCTGCTGAGCCGGGAAGAGATCGTCTACGGCTGTCGTCCCGGGGGGGCAGAGGGGGTCGATTTCACCGAAACCGGAGCGCGGCATGCGGCCCTGGTTGACCTCGAGCCGCAAAGCTGCCTGGTGCGGCAACTCAAGGTCAATCGCCGGCTGTTGCTGGAACGGGAAATCGTTCTGAGCGGCAGCGAGGACGACGCCGCTCTTGCTGCCCGGGTACGTGCCGAGTTGGTGCCCGAAGCCGCTCTGCGCCTGGTCCTGCGTGGGTCCGTGGAACAGCCGATTGACCTTGCCGCCCTGGAGGACCAGGTCGCCGGAGCCAGTTTTTTCCTGGTCATGGAGGACCAGACCAGCTTGGCCGGCAGCCGCCTCGTTGCCCGGTTTGCCGCCGAGGATACGGTGCGCGGGCTCTGTCTGCGCCGGGCGCTGGAGCGTCTTGCCTGCGCCGGGGAAGGGGAGAAGGAGCTGCTGGAAGCAGCGCTGCGGGAAATTCTGACCCGGTTGCAGATGGTATCCGGCGGAGCCGAGTCATGA
- a CDS encoding ATP-binding protein: MILRHLELKQFGRFSERSFEFRRGLNLVVGPNEAGKSTLVEAIPAILFGSSKAERFRPWGRPAECRAALVLETPGRTVRIERDLLSDHTELLEQDDLYQVRDSFTGKAPCSGRGATRADYLERLVRLFGVADEELFRASLFFGQGALGFGGGEGFAARVRSLLTGAVDTDYQEVLSTLGDEYFALTRINPWGRDRAKDRQLEILRAELAELEQRQADAARHLAAAAELHGRIGELRENLTQERSDHEQGRQYLAWAHQQWRRIGAGEATAVPPVVPSADVAALLKEREGLRRDYRQTGLPDPIPSELPPLLETADGIRQELVTIGSEATRLRQAQLKLPRLPWVALGSISAIAILLALSAAWLFPDWLWAVLATVAGVLGTCWGLLLRKGATTRRRRQELEKEGREVEAEREAAQERLAALDEAFEALGLSPSAVEVARMQKNLERARRIGEQLQAIENELQLRSAPASPGSAAVVAASPAPPANLLPLAELPEAEGRLEALGRQIAEHEAELLRLVEAEAALQGELLAAEQLDAEIARRRSEEAQLLRRRDLLALSIDLLAGAVEEYHQEHFNRFAEELGHSLRLVTGGRYAEVRCHDDFSFSLRGKGNSWQPLERFSRGTIDACQLAVRLALTRRLARDRHLPLILDDPLVNLDRFRMAEALKMLERLSSEHQVILFSHDEQLLKRAARDRWHVIPLEETRGIPPQSSQERSDDSGQLHLL; this comes from the coding sequence ATGATTCTGCGGCATCTCGAGTTAAAGCAGTTCGGACGCTTCAGCGAGCGCAGTTTTGAATTTCGCCGCGGGCTCAACCTGGTGGTCGGGCCGAACGAAGCGGGGAAGTCGACCCTGGTCGAGGCGATTCCGGCGATTCTCTTTGGCAGCAGCAAAGCCGAACGCTTTCGCCCCTGGGGGCGTCCTGCCGAATGCCGGGCCGCCCTGGTCCTTGAAACTCCAGGCCGCACGGTGCGCATCGAGCGGGACCTCCTTTCGGACCATACCGAACTCCTCGAACAGGATGATCTTTACCAGGTCCGTGACAGCTTTACCGGAAAAGCTCCCTGCAGCGGTCGCGGCGCCACCCGTGCCGACTACCTCGAGCGCCTGGTACGCCTTTTTGGGGTGGCCGACGAGGAACTCTTCCGGGCGTCTCTTTTCTTTGGCCAGGGGGCCCTCGGTTTTGGCGGGGGCGAGGGGTTCGCGGCACGGGTGCGCAGCCTCCTGACCGGTGCCGTCGATACGGATTACCAGGAGGTATTGAGCACTCTTGGCGACGAATATTTTGCCCTGACCCGGATTAACCCCTGGGGACGAGATCGCGCCAAGGATCGCCAGCTCGAGATCCTTCGCGCTGAGCTGGCGGAGCTGGAGCAGCGACAGGCTGACGCCGCCCGGCATCTTGCCGCCGCCGCCGAATTGCATGGCCGAATCGGGGAACTGCGGGAAAACCTGACCCAGGAACGGAGCGATCACGAGCAGGGGCGGCAGTATCTGGCCTGGGCGCACCAGCAATGGCGGCGCATCGGCGCCGGGGAGGCGACCGCGGTGCCACCGGTCGTTCCTTCGGCAGATGTGGCCGCACTCCTCAAGGAGCGGGAGGGGTTGCGCCGGGACTATCGCCAAACGGGACTTCCGGACCCGATTCCCTCCGAGTTACCGCCCCTGCTCGAAACTGCGGACGGGATCCGCCAGGAGCTGGTGACGATCGGCAGCGAAGCGACGCGGCTGCGGCAGGCGCAACTCAAGTTGCCGCGCCTTCCCTGGGTTGCCCTGGGAAGCATTAGCGCTATCGCCATACTGCTGGCCCTGAGCGCCGCCTGGCTGTTTCCGGACTGGCTGTGGGCAGTGCTGGCGACGGTGGCGGGCGTGTTGGGCACCTGCTGGGGCCTGTTACTGCGCAAGGGCGCGACCACCAGGCGCAGGCGCCAGGAACTTGAGAAGGAAGGGCGGGAGGTCGAGGCGGAGCGGGAAGCGGCGCAGGAGCGACTGGCCGCCCTCGACGAAGCTTTTGAAGCCCTTGGTCTTTCCCCCTCTGCGGTGGAAGTGGCACGGATGCAGAAAAACCTGGAGCGTGCCCGCCGCATCGGTGAACAGCTGCAGGCGATCGAGAACGAATTGCAGCTACGATCGGCCCCAGCCAGCCCCGGCTCTGCAGCCGTGGTCGCGGCGAGCCCGGCACCGCCGGCCAATTTGCTGCCGCTGGCGGAACTGCCGGAGGCCGAGGGGCGCCTGGAGGCCTTAGGCCGGCAAATCGCCGAGCACGAAGCGGAGCTGTTGCGGCTGGTGGAAGCCGAGGCGGCGCTGCAGGGAGAGCTGCTTGCCGCCGAGCAACTCGATGCCGAAATTGCCCGGCGGCGCAGCGAGGAGGCTCAGCTCCTGCGGCGTCGCGATCTGCTCGCCCTGAGTATCGATCTCCTTGCTGGCGCCGTCGAAGAATATCATCAGGAACATTTCAACCGATTTGCTGAAGAGCTCGGCCATTCGCTGCGCCTGGTTACCGGCGGTCGCTATGCCGAGGTGCGCTGCCACGACGATTTTTCTTTCTCCCTGCGGGGCAAGGGAAACAGCTGGCAACCCCTGGAGCGTTTCAGCCGCGGCACCATCGACGCCTGTCAGCTGGCGGTTCGACTGGCGCTCACGCGGCGCCTGGCCCGGGATCGCCATCTGCCGCTGATTCTGGACGATCCGCTGGTCAACCTTGACCGCTTCCGCATGGCCGAGGCGCTGAAGATGCTGGAGCGCCTGAGCAGTGAGCACCAGGTCATTCTGTTCAGCCACGACGAGCAGCTCCTGAAACGGGCGGCCCGGGATCGCTGGCATGTTATCCCTCTTGAAGAGACGCGGGGGATCCCCCCTCAAAGCTCACAGGAAAGGAGCGATGATAGTGGACAACTGCATCTTTTGTAA
- a CDS encoding histidine triad nucleotide-binding protein gives MIVDNCIFCKILAGEIPGKCVYEDDKVVALIDINPQAPHHYVLVPRKHIRTTLDLTTADNELVGHIYQVAGKVAHDLGFADDGFRIVNNCNEAGGQVVWHIHFHLLGGRDLGWPPG, from the coding sequence ATGATAGTGGACAACTGCATCTTTTGTAAGATTCTCGCCGGTGAAATCCCCGGCAAATGTGTCTACGAGGACGACAAGGTGGTGGCCCTGATCGACATCAATCCTCAGGCGCCCCATCACTATGTCCTGGTGCCGCGCAAGCACATCCGTACCACCCTCGACCTGACCACCGCCGACAATGAGCTCGTCGGCCACATCTACCAGGTGGCGGGGAAGGTGGCCCATGATCTCGGTTTTGCCGATGACGGCTTCCGCATTGTCAATAACTGCAACGAGGCGGGTGGGCAGGTGGTCTGGCATATCCATTTTCACCTCCTCGGTGGCCGCGACCTCGGCTGGCCCCCCGGATAA
- a CDS encoding HD domain-containing protein: MDNPQAHQVDRQQLRLINEIMELLVTHYGGGLSETELDRGIDVLQRALELARASHADQVRKSGEPYFYHPLRVAHLAARHWMDFDSIMAAILHDVVEDTPVTLEEVESQFGSEVALLVNGLTKAADERLNRQALKEKTYRKQLLAAIEDVRVLCLKFWDRMDNLQTISALNPQKQSLIAEETRSIYVPLARHLGMGLVASELDALSLAILYPRRAERYRAVIVQAQQRFEPALRKIRAEINNSCEHHRIHVLLRDRWRPFSIAGAQAMGRGLTTLYTLEMQVDRTMDAYLALGLLHSLYPPIPGKLRDHLNVPSQFGYQALKTTVQAGENRIRVEITTRKLARFNEAGVLAPGFEFRRANFRELMQSLLEGESAFDTESLRLASASIQVYTPRGEIRTLPEGSSALDFAFDIHEELGLHAVRARINGQTRLLTSRLMDGDQVAIERGEGPAVLPKWLEWAVTPRARNRIRRYLRSRVQKGAGE, translated from the coding sequence ATGGATAATCCGCAGGCACATCAGGTGGATCGCCAGCAACTCCGCCTGATCAACGAAATCATGGAATTGCTGGTCACCCATTACGGGGGCGGGCTCAGCGAGACCGAACTTGATCGTGGCATCGATGTATTGCAGCGAGCCCTCGAACTGGCGCGTGCCTCTCACGCCGACCAGGTCCGCAAGTCGGGAGAGCCCTACTTCTATCATCCGCTGCGGGTGGCCCATCTTGCCGCCCGGCACTGGATGGATTTCGATTCGATCATGGCGGCAATACTCCACGATGTGGTCGAGGATACCCCGGTCACCCTGGAAGAGGTGGAGAGCCAGTTCGGTTCGGAGGTGGCGCTGCTGGTCAATGGGCTGACCAAAGCGGCCGACGAACGACTGAACCGCCAGGCGCTGAAGGAGAAGACCTATCGCAAGCAGTTGCTGGCGGCCATTGAGGATGTCCGGGTCCTCTGCCTGAAGTTCTGGGACCGCATGGACAACCTGCAGACGATCAGTGCTCTGAACCCGCAAAAGCAATCGCTGATCGCCGAGGAGACCCGTTCCATCTATGTGCCGCTGGCGCGTCACCTCGGCATGGGGCTGGTCGCCTCGGAACTCGATGCCCTGTCGCTGGCGATCCTCTACCCGCGCCGTGCCGAGCGCTACCGGGCGGTCATCGTTCAGGCCCAACAGCGCTTCGAGCCGGCCCTGCGCAAAATCCGGGCGGAGATCAATAACAGCTGTGAGCATCACCGCATCCACGTCCTGCTGCGCGACCGCTGGCGCCCCTTCTCCATCGCCGGGGCGCAGGCGATGGGACGGGGGCTGACCACCCTCTATACCCTGGAGATGCAGGTGGATCGCACCATGGATGCCTATCTGGCCCTCGGTCTGCTGCACAGCCTCTATCCGCCGATTCCCGGGAAACTGCGGGATCACCTCAATGTTCCGTCCCAGTTCGGCTACCAGGCCCTGAAAACGACAGTCCAGGCCGGGGAGAACCGGATCCGGGTGGAAATCACCACCCGCAAGCTGGCCCGTTTCAACGAAGCTGGCGTTCTCGCTCCCGGTTTCGAATTTCGCCGCGCCAATTTCCGCGAGCTGATGCAATCCCTGCTCGAAGGGGAGTCCGCTTTCGATACCGAAAGCCTGCGCCTGGCTTCGGCCTCGATTCAGGTCTACACGCCGCGCGGGGAGATTCGTACCCTGCCGGAAGGGAGCAGCGCCCTCGATTTCGCTTTTGATATCCATGAAGAGCTCGGTTTGCATGCAGTCCGAGCCCGGATCAACGGCCAGACCCGGCTGCTCACGTCGCGCCTGATGGACGGTGACCAGGTCGCGATTGAACGGGGAGAAGGCCCGGCAGTTCTCCCCAAGTGGCTGGAGTGGGCGGTTACCCCCCGCGCCCGCAACCGGATTCGCCGTTATCTGCGCAGTCGCGTGCAAAAAGGGGCGGGTGAATAA
- a CDS encoding polysaccharide deacetylase family protein, which yields MRVLTLLPFLLFLIASILMSAPALSLPAPSNEAVVFIYHRFGDVRHPSTNIDLEVFAAQLAWLKAEKRPVLALGEIVRRLDAGEPLPQGCVALTVDDAYTSFLTGGMPLLRRFGFPVTLFVNTDAVGAADYLSWDELRGLAAEGVEIGNHSASHAYLLETRPGEDHATWRSRVAADIERAQQALIRELRLTPRLFAYPFGEYSPALQDLVRELGFAAATSQQSGVVWTGSERFALPRFPMGGAYATLAEFRGKAGMRALPVTVLAPGTPLVSGSENPPRLRVRIDAPNADLGGLRCFVQGENRCQVIAVEGAPGEFLVTAAGPLGGRRNKYTLTAPGKAGGWYWFSQPWFQPRQGADGG from the coding sequence ATGCGGGTCCTGACCCTTCTGCCATTCCTGCTGTTCCTTATCGCCAGCATCTTAATGTCCGCCCCCGCGCTTTCCCTGCCCGCGCCATCGAACGAGGCGGTTGTCTTCATCTACCACCGCTTCGGTGACGTCAGGCATCCTTCGACCAATATCGACCTGGAGGTCTTTGCCGCCCAGCTCGCCTGGCTCAAGGCGGAAAAGCGGCCGGTGCTGGCCCTGGGCGAAATCGTGCGGCGTCTCGATGCCGGGGAACCTCTGCCCCAGGGGTGCGTCGCGCTGACCGTGGATGACGCCTATACCTCCTTTCTCACGGGGGGGATGCCGCTGCTGCGCCGTTTTGGATTCCCGGTCACTCTTTTTGTCAACACCGACGCAGTCGGCGCTGCCGACTACCTGAGCTGGGATGAACTGCGCGGGCTTGCCGCCGAGGGGGTGGAGATCGGGAACCACAGTGCCAGTCATGCCTACCTGCTCGAGACTCGGCCGGGAGAAGATCACGCGACCTGGCGTTCCCGGGTAGCAGCCGACATCGAGCGTGCCCAGCAGGCCCTAATCCGGGAGCTGCGCCTGACGCCCCGGCTCTTTGCCTATCCCTTCGGTGAATATTCGCCCGCCTTGCAGGACCTGGTCCGGGAGCTCGGCTTTGCGGCGGCAACCAGCCAGCAGTCGGGAGTGGTCTGGACCGGCAGCGAGCGTTTTGCGCTGCCACGGTTTCCCATGGGGGGCGCCTATGCCACCCTGGCGGAATTCCGGGGCAAGGCCGGAATGAGGGCGCTGCCGGTCACGGTACTGGCCCCTGGAACACCGCTGGTGAGCGGTTCGGAAAACCCGCCCCGATTGCGGGTGCGCATCGACGCCCCCAATGCTGACCTGGGTGGCCTTCGCTGTTTTGTCCAGGGGGAGAACCGGTGTCAGGTGATTGCGGTGGAAGGGGCGCCCGGGGAGTTTCTGGTTACGGCTGCCGGGCCCCTTGGCGGTCGGCGCAATAAATATACGCTGACGGCTCCAGGTAAGGCCGGAGGGTGGTACTGGTTCAGTCAGCCGTGGTTTCAGCCGCGGCAGGGCGCGGACGGCGGCTGA
- a CDS encoding glucosaminidase domain-containing protein — MRTPLPLIICLLWFLLAPLGGCQPHEEDRLTAASRPQTIRPASHQELEDFFASHNYGWSTVLEGVPPFILETLPTDLHRVERVTEKKHIFFLSLLPMVLLANEEISAQRAQAEELLHRLERDGQLSPEENSQLLGLQREYAVEGDLYLDPELRRELLERIDVIPPSLVLAQAATESAYGTSRFARRANNLFGEWTFLPGTGLVPLERPEGATYEIRRFPNVAASLHSYLRNINTHWAYRDFRHKRAQIRAAGKPLRGLDLAEGLDRYSTRGLDYVKELREIILRNRLTRLSAASLRPAPAGDVGNAKGLLSSPSFSRRPRPAAAETTAD; from the coding sequence ATGCGCACCCCGCTACCCCTCATAATTTGCCTGCTCTGGTTCCTGCTTGCCCCCCTTGGCGGTTGCCAGCCCCACGAGGAGGACCGCCTCACTGCGGCATCCCGGCCGCAAACCATTCGGCCGGCCAGTCATCAGGAGCTGGAGGATTTCTTTGCCAGCCACAACTACGGTTGGAGCACGGTCCTCGAAGGTGTCCCCCCCTTCATCCTGGAGACTCTGCCAACCGACCTTCACCGGGTGGAGCGAGTAACTGAGAAGAAGCATATCTTCTTCCTCTCCCTGTTGCCGATGGTACTTCTTGCCAACGAGGAGATTAGCGCCCAACGGGCCCAGGCCGAAGAACTCCTGCACCGGCTGGAGCGGGACGGTCAACTTTCGCCGGAAGAGAACTCCCAGCTCCTGGGACTGCAGCGGGAGTATGCCGTGGAAGGCGACCTCTATCTCGACCCCGAATTGCGTCGTGAGCTGCTGGAACGGATTGATGTCATTCCGCCTTCTCTGGTCCTGGCCCAGGCGGCCACGGAATCGGCCTACGGGACGTCGCGCTTTGCCCGCCGCGCCAACAACCTCTTCGGCGAATGGACCTTTCTCCCCGGCACCGGCCTGGTCCCGCTGGAACGTCCCGAAGGAGCAACCTACGAAATCCGCCGTTTTCCGAACGTGGCCGCTTCCCTTCATTCCTACCTGCGGAATATCAACACCCACTGGGCCTATCGCGACTTCCGCCACAAGCGGGCGCAAATCCGCGCTGCCGGCAAGCCCCTTCGCGGTCTGGACCTGGCCGAGGGTCTCGACCGTTATTCGACCCGCGGCCTCGACTATGTCAAGGAGTTGCGGGAGATTATTCTCCGCAACCGGCTCACCCGCCTCTCGGCGGCCTCGCTAAGACCGGCACCCGCTGGCGACGTCGGCAATGCCAAGGGCCTCCTCTCTTCCCCATCCTTCAGCCGCCGTCCGCGCCCTGCCGCGGCTGAAACCACGGCTGACTGA
- a CDS encoding ferritin family protein, giving the protein MTQSAQVCYTFEAALEMAVKMEQEGFRHYFEALRIVRDKAAQEILRDAALDELEHKFQLEKALIEGQLAGDALAAPVPTMNLDYVLEKKSLNADADGRQALAYAIHLEKSSLDFYRRMARGCSGAPMGDLFTRIANDESRHLQQLEDLYEKHFLTEN; this is encoded by the coding sequence ATGACTCAGTCGGCTCAGGTTTGTTACACCTTTGAAGCGGCCCTTGAAATGGCGGTCAAGATGGAGCAGGAAGGCTTCCGCCACTACTTTGAGGCGTTGCGGATCGTGCGCGACAAGGCGGCTCAGGAAATACTCAGGGATGCCGCCCTCGATGAACTGGAGCACAAGTTCCAGCTCGAAAAGGCCCTGATCGAAGGGCAACTGGCCGGAGATGCTCTCGCGGCGCCGGTGCCGACCATGAACCTTGACTACGTTCTCGAAAAAAAGAGCCTGAATGCCGATGCGGATGGCCGCCAGGCCCTCGCCTATGCCATTCATCTCGAAAAGAGTTCCCTCGATTTTTACCGGCGAATGGCCAGGGGGTGCAGCGGGGCGCCGATGGGAGATCTCTTCACCCGGATTGCCAACGATGAAAGCCGGCACCTGCAGCAACTGGAGGACCTCTACGAGAAGCACTTCCTGACCGAGAATTGA